From a single Plasmodium yoelii strain 17X genome assembly, chromosome: 9 genomic region:
- a CDS encoding casein kinase II beta chain, putative, translating into MNISDSNKDGKDSKSDKSTSWVKWFNSRVISNFLVVVDNEYIEDSFNLYGLKNEIPNFNHLLSIITGDAPDDEHAKNSLEKDAICLYSLIHARFITTPKGLSLMKDKYIKGDFGHCSRVSCAQHNVLPIGLFDQVKIAKVHVYCPLCQEIYKIHDDKIYLDGAFFGTSFPHIFLQTYPYYSTLKTPSYCTSKIFGFSVYHNYTRTEYKIAKGEFGKISKDNFLKKNPKYLKKLKKEELQIKDA; encoded by the coding sequence ATGAATATTAGTGACTCAAACAAAGATGGGAAGGATTCAAAATCTGATAAAAGTACATCATGGGTAAAATGGTTTAATAGTAGAGTTATAAGTAATTTTTTGGTTGTAGTagataatgaatatatagaagattcttttaatttatatggacttaaaaatgaaataccAAATTTTAATCATTTATTATCTATCATTACAGGAGATGCTCCTGATGATGAACATGCAAAAAATTCTTTAGAAAAAGATGCAATATGCTTATATTCTTTAATACATGCAAGATTTATTACAACCCCAAAAGGACTATCTTTAATGAaggataaatatattaaaggAGATTTTGGCCATTGCTCAAGAGTTAGTTGCGCTCAACATAATGTACTTCCAATTGGTTTATTTGATCAAGTTAAAATTGCTAAAGTTCATGTTTATTGTCCTTTATgtcaagaaatatataaaatacatgatgataaaatataCTTAGATGGTGCATTTTTTGGGACATCATTTcctcatatttttttacaaacaTATCCATATTATTCTACATTAAAAACACCTTCATATTGCACATCAAAAATATTTGGATTTAGtgtttatcataattatacACGAACAGAATATAAAATTGCCAAAGGTGAATTTGGAAAAATATCGAAAGATAACTTCCTTAAAAAAAATccgaaatatttaaaaaaattaaaaaaggaagaACTTCAAATTAAAGATGCTTAG
- a CDS encoding actin, which yields MYQNIQTIILDINDGEMRAGYSGECSPRYKSNLILGLPVGHNATLKHTIFPLFPDVKRDNVDLLYGMKYIYSDNNNSKYDINFEAMEKLFEDISGSKALDVNFQDHPILLTEPNKIDSKYREKFTELMFESYNVYQMFLSKRSVLACYGCARTSGLVLSVEKNCTNLCGMQDGYIFQKHIEEVPIGGELLDRIYFAYLENIKNIQIYPSFCIDKSTNTEKKINEIKILKCPLVTKPYYLWGSLHVVSKIKEALFNDNQNVNDKKIKSNDPTNTNTANIINNDNNNNDDVYTLPDGNIIDKRTSNEMKLIFPYIFFRKKYNQNTITKINGDSSLNNMDFNAFYDSLKSLKLPIIYKYNYKINNNNSIIEKIPDNTVDKTSNLCYSDVIENYFEIFDGLQDFIKKGILSFISSNITLDEVLNFLIVTGESTMFHNFVGLLKSYIPYIDTIKGKATKLIYSKGADRKYNTFIGASILSSLGSFPQFCMTKSEYEEHGAKNIIEKKCV from the coding sequence ATGTACCAAAACATACAAACAATAATTCTGGATATCAATGATGGGGAAATGAGGGCAGGATATTCTGGAGAATGCTCCCCCAGATATAAATCGAATCTAATTTTAGGATTACCTGTAGGTCATAATGCAACATTAAAACATACTATATTCCCATTATTTCCAGATGTAAAAAGAGATAATGTCGATTTATTATATggaatgaaatatatatatagtgataataataatagtaaatatgatataaatttTGAAGCTATGGAAAAGTTATTTGAAGATATATCAGGAAGTAAAGCATTAGATGTAAATTTTCAAGATCATCCTATTTTATTAACAGAACCTAATAAAATAGATTCTAAGTATAGAGAAAAATTTACAGAATTAATGTTTGAATCATATAATGTATATCAAATGTTTTTATCCAAAAGAAGTGTTCTAGCTTGCTATGGATGTGCACGAACATCGGGACTTGTTTTAAGTGTAGAAAAAAATTGTACAAATTTATGTGGAATGCAAGatggatatatatttcaaaaacatATAGAAGAAGTTCCAATAGGAGGTGAATTGCTTGatagaatatattttgcatatttagaaaatattaaaaatattcaaatatacCCTTCATTCTGTATTGATAAAAGTACTAatactgaaaaaaaaatcaatgaaattaaaattttgaaaTGCCCATTAGTTACTAAACCTTATTATTTATGGGGTTCTCTTCATGTAGTTAGCAAAATAAAAGAAGCACTATTCAATGACAATCAAAATGtcaatgataaaaaaataaaatcaaatgACCCAACTAATACTAATACCGCTAATATTATCAACaacgataataataataatgacgaTGTGTATACACTCCCGGATggaaatataatagataaaagAACTAGTAATGAAATGAAACTTATATtcccatatatttttttcagaaaaaaatataaccaaAATACtataacaaaaattaatGGGGATTCCTCATTAAATAATATGGATTTTAATGCATTTTATGATTCTTTAAAATCTTTAAAACttccaattatatataaatataattataaaataaataataataattctataattgaaaaaataccTGATAATACAGTGGATAAAACATCAAATTTATGCTATTCTGAtgtaatagaaaactatttTGAAATTTTTGATGGCTTACAagattttattaaaaagggaattttatcatttatatctTCAAATATAACTCTTGATGAGgttcttaattttttgatTGTAACTGGAGAATCTACAATGTTCCATAATTTTGTCGGattactaaaatcatatatTCCATATATAGATACAATAAAAGGAAAGGCTACAAAACTTATTTATAGTAAAGGTGCAGATAGAAAATACAACACTTTTATAGGGGCATCTATTTTATCATCTTTGGGATCTTTTCCACAATTTTGTATGACCAAAAGTGAATATGAGGAACATGGGGCCAAAaatattatcgaaaaaaaatgtgtttaA
- a CDS encoding CPW-WPC family protein: MKKIVIIFLALCIFKKIIGLKISLKKKYPNVESGVYQLDNKGRPIKLVDVNYNHIWELPKNGTVNSYTVVKKNGKIKKFSEGTNIIYGTTKRLNLPDVEEIDENTIKEKIENEKKIGNIKNVASISKKTKDIEDEEKKKKRQKKTLPQAMHITAEDLPEETKDEDSREIDMGYELGAMIKDNLESHYEETKTPSNLSNDLIDIKIPVTLEKLLLDDLEERKWISKKIMHDKICLRDYSKICPSVWEQISETQCMSPKNYSGPCSHIMTFEPKTAKEKSVIARDCNVSWSCLNESCGNDERDYSKKCPENWIYSGKCEAPENYAGGCSKSVDFDAFTQNEKEEFSSACKVVWPCKEQSCEKDYSIVCPKGWSYNADKDICNIAEEFKGLISEEDAEIISHMTYQQRAEFSSKYGIGWPCKKECTSGYDIYACPRGWVNLMNSGMCKAPEEYTPLINCPIITHFDYMNAKEKEMFSKKCNVKWLCAENSERDYFKCPINFEYINEGEYKGGCHPNEKYKGPCKGPQKLLSLTLEQKYSFEEVCEAQFRNLEKEDIPQTEHDLSIDPSTIEKILKGADISNKKWITLE; the protein is encoded by the exons atgaaaaaaattgtgattatatttttagctttatgtatttttaaaaaaattatagggttaaagatttctttaaaaaaaaaatatccaaATGTTGAAAGTGGAGTTTATCAATTAGATAACAAAGGAAGACCAATCAAACTTGTGGATGTGAATTATAATCATATATGGGAATTGCCTAAAAATGGAACGGTTAATTCTTATACtgttgttaaaaaaaatggaaaaataaaaaaatttagtgAAGGgacaaatataatatatggaACTACCAAAAGGTTGAATTTACCTGACGTTGAAGAAATAGATGAAAATacaataaaagaaaaaattgagaatgaaaaaaaaattggtaacattaaaaatgtagctagtatttcaaaaaaaacaaaagatatcGAAGATGaggaaaaaaagaaaaaacgccaaaaaaaaacattaccACAAGCTATGCATATAACTGCAGAAGATCTTCCTGAAGAAACTAAAGATGAAGATTCACG AGAGATAGATATGGGATACGAATTGGGAg cCATGATAAAAGACAACTTGGAAAG CCATTATGAGGAAACAAAGACACCCTCAAATTTAAGCAACGATTTGatagatataaaaattcCAGTTACTCtggaaaaattattactTGATGATTTGGAAGAAAGAAAATGGatatctaaaaaaataatgcatgataaaatatgtttGCGGGATTATTCAAAAATATGCCCTTCTGTTTGGGAACAAATATCAGAAACCCAATGCATGTCACCTAA aaattatTCTGGACCATGTTCCCATATTATGACTTTCGAACCCAAAACGGCAAAGGAAAAAAGTGTGATAGCAAGGGACTGTAATG tttCCTGGTCATGTCTTAATGAATCATGTGGTAACGATGAAAGAGATTACTCAAAAAAGTGTCCCGAAAATTGGATATATTCTGGAAAATGCGAAGCGCCAga gaATTATGCTGGAGGATGTAGTAAAAGTGTG gaTTTTGATGCTTTCACACAAAATGAAAAGGAGGAATTTTCTTCTG caTGTAAAGTG GTATGGCCATGTAAAGAACAATCCTGTG AAAAGGATTACTCAATAGTTTGTCCAAAAG GATGGTCTTATAATGCTGACAAAGATATTTGCAATATTGCCGAAGAATTTAAAGGATTGATTTCAGAAGAAGATGCAGAAATAATTAGTCACATGACTTATCAA caaAGAGCAGAATTTTCGTCTAAATATGGAATTGGATGGCCATGTAAAAAAGAATGCACATCCGGATAtgatatatatgcatgtccAAGGGGATGGGTAAATTTAATGAACTCTGGTATGTGTAAAGCGCCAGAGGAATATACCCCACTTATAAACTGCCCAATAATAACTCATTTTGATTATATGAATGctaaagaaaaagaaatgtttagtaaaaaatgtaatgtAAAATGGTTATGCGCTGAAAATTCAGAAAGAGATTATTTTAAATGCCCTATAAATTTTGAATACATAAATGAAGGGGAATATAAAGGAGGGTGCCATCCAAATGAGAAATATAAAGGGCCATGTAAAGGACctcaaaaattattatcattaactCTTGAACAAAAGTATAGTTTTGAAGAAGTCTGTGAAGCTCAATTTCGaaatttagaaaaagaaGATATTCCACAAACAGAGCACGATCTTTCTATTGATCCAAGTACAATAGAAAAAATCCTCAAGGGAGCTGATATATCAAACAAAAAATGGATCACCTTAGAATAG